GAGTGGCCGGCCACCGCAGTtgggccgaagccaccccatggccctttggggtggccgaaccatccccaagggccaaataaaaaaaaataaaaaatattttgcacttgagggtggccgatccaccgcCAAGGGCAATGGGGGTGGCTACGGCGGTTGGTGGCTCCAAAGCCACCCCAAGGCCCCAATTGGTGTGGCCGGCCACAccttacttttattattattattattattattattttatttttattatttttaaaatataaataatattttattattatttatattaatgggacAGATGTCCCATTTATGGTCCTAGGATCTCTTTAGAGAGATCTTGGCCATTAAATGGATATTCTCctgtccattttggactggagaggatcttattccaatttgaggggggtatgtggattTTACCATTTATTGTAAGTCCTCatggtatgccaaaataacagtttacagTTTACTTCATTGCAACAGTAAATTAAGAAAATCTTTTatctccccaaaattttaccccATGCATAATTATCGCtccctcatcttcatcttcttcagcaactttaaaaaatgtgaTCGGCAAATTCTCGCAAAATTCTCCCAAATTGTGGCGAGTAAGATAAAAATGAGTTAGGGTTACGCATCAAGTAAAATTTCAAGGATAAAAcagattaggttaatttactgtaatagtaaaacatgacaaagtaacagattttgttaagttatttaacgaaaattgattttagggagtaaactgttattttgacCTATCCTAAGgacttatcaattattttttatattacatagaatgatttgtaatttaggctaactaaagggacttataaattattttttataccacatggagtaatttataatttaggccaatcacatgaaccaattttgcatttatccctatttatatataaaaaagtttaGAAATAATGTCatatgtagtagggtattatcatattaccatataaaCATCGTTTTATAGCCGTAACCGTCAATTCACCTCAATTCTATGCATTTGAAAGcatccaaaataaattaaaagaagacaaatttaataaatgagaaaatGTGTTTGAGccaaccaaaaatcaaaacaaaagggCATAAGATGAGACAAAAATGATATGAATTGTTCTCTAAATGGAGAAGGGATATCGAGCAACTTAAACTCTAAACCCCCTGCTGTTTCTTCTTCCCCTAgctttctcaaattttcttccCTTAGACCGCACGTAAGGTTTAGTGTGGCTGTGTGGCACACCAGGAGCTTTACCAAAATGTTTTACTGCTTCACGAGCATTCTTAGGACCTCTAAGAAGAACCTGCAATAAGCACCAGTAAAACTTTATTTGATGGAATCTACATGAGTAATAATAAACAAGCACGTTAAGACTAAATCTAGCCATTGCTTAAAAACAATCCACATACCATGATAAGACATGTAGCAAACCAGCAAGAATATCTTAAAGAGaagaggaatgctacaatgcattctacaaaccatctccccaccatctcttcaatttaacattttgattttgattttttttttttaaaaaaaagaggttaAGAGAGGAGATGGTGAGGAGATGGCTTGTAGAATGCAAAAGAGAATATCCCTAAAGAGAAATGACATTTTCACTCCCACACTCTCAAGTGTACTCTTCCTAACACGACAATagtccaatggtaattttcCTGTTACAGTCAGGGATCAATGCACTTTGGAGTATACTCacgtgtagcatttctcatatctTAATAGAGTAACGATTTAACTTGGTGGATTCCCAATAGACGAGCAAAGAAGGATTAAGGGAAAGGAAAATAGTCAATGGGTTCCCACACAGACCATTATTAAACATCTATCTTTCATTCAGCCCGAGACCCGACAGAAAGTAAGTCTCCTAGTTCTacaactttcaattttttccttcttaattttcaaaaagttGAACATTTGCTAACAAAAAATCCCAATTACAAAATGAAAGGGGAAACAAGTCCCTACacgaaccaaaaaaaaaatctttgaccCATTCTTGATAGAGAAATGTTTGGAatactaaatattttacttaCATATGGGTACTAACATGGTGTGAAGCTTATTCATTGGAGATaatcaaaacaataaataaagaaaaatgctacgaataccaatgaataagctcaACATCATGTGTAGTGctcatttattaataaaagagttagtaaTCCTAGCATTTCAATTCTTGATATCTCCTTTGAGGCCTTATGATAAAACTTCGAAAACTAATATACCGATTAGGCGATTATATACATTAAAATAAGCTTCTTTACTCATCCAATGCAGCTATTAAGACCACAAAAATCCACAATCTTCATCTTGGACACTAGATTCTTGATATCTCCTTTGAGGCCTTGTGATAAAACTTCAAAAACTAATATACCGATTATATACATTAAAATAAGCTTCTTTACTCATCCAATGCAGCTATTAAGACCACAAAAAATCTACAACTTCATCCTGGCCACTAGATTCTTACTTTCAAATCAATCCAAAAGCTGAACAGTTGGGTGGTAACATACATAAACACACATACATTCAAAAAATGAGGCAGATAAATCACATTTACATAAGCAAATAACAAATGGGTTCTAAGTATTATACCGTGTTCTGACCAAGAGGCGCCCTGAGAGCCAGCTGGTCAAAGGTCAAACACTCTCCTCCTGCCTTCTCAATCCTCGCCCTCGCCGTCTCCGTGAACCTCAGCGCCGCTACCTTCAATGCCGGCACCTCCTGAACCCTAACGTCGTCCGTCACCGTCCCGACGATCACCGCGATCTTTCCCTCCTATTGTCAATCCAAAAATCCACAATATTATCGATagattaatccaaaaaaaaaaaaaaaaataaaaaataaaaaataaaaaataaaaaacgaaaacaaaccTTTCCTTGCGAGAACTTGATCAACCTCGAGATCGACAATGGCGGCTTGTTGATCTTGCTCATGAAAAGCCGCTTCAGAATCACCGCGCTGAAGTTACTTCCGGTTCTCCGTACCAGAAACCGGTATAGCTGATCGTACACCACAAGAATCATTCAACAAATTGCGAAAtccacatatacatatatataatatatacgcAAAGAGAGATTATGGAGACCTTGACAAGGAGCTTGAGGTAGATATCATCGGATTTAGGGGCAGTCCGCTTGCTATTTTTGACTTTACCGCCGGCGACCAAATCGATGCCCTGGTAAACAAGATTTCAAGAGCGTTGCATGTTATGGATTGTAGAGAACAGTGATTATAATTATTACAGTCCCTGTTTGGTTCTCGAGAAAGCTgggagaaaatggaaaaaaaaaagaaagaattctcaaaattaataaaagacaTTTTTTCTATTCCTGAGAACCAAACAGAGATCAACCTATTTGGGTAAAGAGAATATTACCATTGTTGTTCTTTCTCACAGGTCGAAGACTCGCagcagaagaggaagaaaaagaaggttttaTATGGTCCCAACTCCCCCAAGTACTTCCTCTGGTTTGCTAGGGTTTTTGGGAATCATAAAAACGACTTGtagctttcttctttttgtcacAAAACGAAGTGTAGCACAGTCGTCAATAGTGGAGGGCTCGAACTTGAACATTCATTAGTTGGGCTTGAAATGTAAGCCCAGACTTAACAAATGAGAAGGAAGCACTATTGGACCAGAAGGACTACTGGCCCATGATCAGGTGTAGGCGGCCTACTGGACCAGTGAAAAGAAAGGTTTGAATTTTTAAGCATAAAGTGAGTAGCCAAAATTGGATTGCCAATATCCAAGTTGTTTTAAGGTTTGTTAAAAGTGTAAATCATGTTTTAGGTACAAGAAAACCAACAAATGATTATGAAAGCAtaatctcaaaatttattttctcaaactaCTTACCAACATCATGTTAGCATTGATAAATGCTAATGGTAGCTGTTTTGACTCTGGGGAAACTTTTAAAgaagttcttttgtttttgtttttgtttttgttttttgttttttttttttcaattttttcaaaagtaaaGGAGGGTATAGAATATAGATGTCAGAGAGTAATGATTCACACAACGCTGGagtgcatgaacagtcatgcacgcccagcaaatttttttttttttttttttttggtgcgtgcatgactgttcaaGCACGCTAGTGTTGTGTTTATCATTACCGGATGTGAGATGAGGTATTTCTGTAAATGACCATAAGATTTTGACCGGCTACCCTttcttaaacaatttttttttttttttttaccaaaagagtaaaagcattaacaaacaattttttttaaaaaaaaatactcaaaataaattacttttaCCTTGATGGCACACCACaatcaaaaagccaaaaaaaaaagaaagaaaaaaacccttCTAAATTGTTTTTACCataaccaaaataaattacttttaCCTTGATGGCACACCAcaatcaaaaacccaacaaaaaaaacccttctAAATTGTTTTTACCATAACCCCTGGCTCCGTTTAGTAAGAGGTAtgtattatttatcaaaaaaaaattaacttttaatatttttattttttaacattacaTCACtcactttttactattattcaaacaaaaaaaattactacaaaataattttttttacaccaaatatttttacttttttttttttttttttttttcatagcaatcaatttttactacagtTCTATAACACTAAAACAGTTTTAGGCCAATGCCAAACGGAGCCTCTAATTCAACCAACAAATCTTTCCCTTTccatataaaacaaaacaaaacacatggTCGTATATTTCCATGTCCGATGTGACGCGTGTTGACGTGTTTGTCTATGTCGCTCGCTTATCCCCCGTTTACCTAAATCTGTAGGAAAGGCAAGAGTCTCCTAAATCTTTAGGAAATATTTGTTTGATGTTGCCCTCCACAACATCAACGACTTGATTCAATGTATGAGTTTACCAATTACCATTTAacgttatttatttataagttgAGAGTAAAGTCACGTATTCACCTAAAATTGACTTTAATCTCTCTCAAAGTCTCTGAACCATTCCCAAAATTAATGTATCCATGTATCCTATGACttcaatactcaaaattttCCATGCATATCTATGACTTGTCTCAACTAATTGGCCAGGTACGTGGCCTCATCTCCATTCGGTACATTATTGATAATTTCAACCTTTTAGAagatgaaaaaatcaaaatgtatttaaagattcacaaagaaaaaacaaaagaacaaaacaaaatgtatttaaaggtcctacatatataattattaagGACTGGTAACTTCCCCAAGATTATTGTGTTTTGTCTTTTGCTCATCTTCACACCCTACTACGTACGTAGTCATTGCATGCTGcatcatcattttatttttctttcttcattgcCCAAACTATGTAGATGAGCAATTTGAGAATCCTTTCAAACTCTTTCTTCAAACCAAAAGGAAAAGCCTTTTCTTTGAGATGTATAAAAGAGAACTTTGAGAATCCTTTTCAAACTCTTTCTTCAAACCAAAAGGAAAAGCCTTTTTCTTTGAGATGTAGTGTTACATTATTCCTATGGTGCTTAGGATTAGAAGTTCATCTTtctgcctatattctctttgCGTAGATTAGAGAAGTACAAAGTTGTTTGTAGTAGAAGTCGTCTGTCAATTGTAATATGAGTCTCTTTCCGTTTCAATCAATTTTGGTTAGGATTTTTGAGTTTGTTTTACATTAGGATTAATATGGTGGTAAGTATAGCACCCTCGAAATTAATTGGCTAAAAATTACCTCGGAGTATCACTCGTAGCAcccacaaattaattaacttgaatTGCCACTTGTATTAATAAATATCAGAATAAATGCAGTGGAAATGTACTACTGATCTGAGCTAAAAAGCTATTTACCTTggtatccttttttcttttatcagcAATACAAACCAAAGCCTCCAGAATACATTAACATTTGAAATACTATACTTTCAGAAATTCAATAGTAAGAAAACACATAATTCTCTCTCTATAAGACTCCGCACAACGACTCCAAATCATCGAGCCTTCACTCTCAGGGAACTATTACCTGCTAGTTTATAAAACAACAATGTTTTACAAGtagaaaagtaaatatataagTCCAcaacttaataaataaatcactaaCAAAACCTAACCCATACAGTGAGCCCGATTTAGTCACAAGTAACGTAGAAAGACGAACAATTATGCTTGATAAATTTCGTTACTTGTAATTATGCTAGTTAAACCTCATGCTAAGCCATATTTGTCTAAAACCTCATGCTAAGCCATAATTTGTCCAAAACATCATAACATAGAAATATTTTGATGACATTTTTAGAGGGAGTGtcatcaaaatatcattaaggCTTGGCTTAGCATGAGGTTTTACACAAATTATGCTCGATAACAATTATCAGAGTAATTATGCTAGTATGGAATACAATACATTTAGGAGGCAGTTCAAGGCATAATCCCGAGAAAAAATCATGTAGTTTTAAGACATAAAATCATGTTGATGAATAATACAATATAATCCATGAAACATAAGAAGGGTAATGGAGGGTTCATGGCTTTGAAGTTTGACATGGAGAAAGCTTTTGACTATATGGTATGAGAACTTCTCCGGGAGATTCTTACATTGCTTGGTTTCCATCCCAATTGGATTCAATGGATAAGGCAATGCATCACAACCTCTTCATTCTCTATTCTTTTTGATGGGGCCCcttttggtaaatttttttaggatcTGAGATCCTTTCTACATTGACTTTGAGGGAATAAAATTTGGCTCTTCTTCATGGTATAAAGATGGCTAGTTCGAGGGCTCCCATCTCACACcttttatttgctgatgatgtGATGATTTTTTCTCGTGCCAATGCTAGTGAAGCTAATGTGATACTCAACTACCTCTCCACTTACTCCTCTTGGTCTAGTCAACGCATTAACATTGCCAAATCTGCAGTACATTTCAGTAAGAACTGCAAACCAGCTTCTAAGGCTATTGTTAATAACATCCTGGATTTAGCTCAGATTCCGGCCACAACTATAAATCTTGGCATCCAACTCTTTATGCATAGACGGAAGAAAGATACAAAACAGAGCTGAAGGATAGGATTTTTGCAAGGATTACTGGTTGTCAGAACAACTCTAGTAAAAGTAGTGGCTAATGATTTCCCTACCTATATTATGTCTCTTTTTGTCTTGCCCAAGTCTCTTTGCTCGGATATTAATGCAAGTTTGAGGAAGTTTTAGTGGGGTTTCCTTCAAGATAAAAGGCATAatctctcctttctctctcgGGAGAGCATTTGTCAGCCCAAGGCATTGGGGGGCGATTGAGGATCTGGTCTATGGAGTTTTTTTAACAACTCTTTGCTGGCTAGAATTGGCTGGAAGATGACtactgttgt
This window of the Corylus avellana chromosome ca5, CavTom2PMs-1.0 genome carries:
- the LOC132182520 gene encoding large ribosomal subunit protein eL18x-like, whose product is MGIDLVAGGKVKNSKRTAPKSDDIYLKLLVKLYRFLVRRTGSNFSAVILKRLFMSKINKPPLSISRLIKFSQGKEGKIAVIVGTVTDDVRVQEVPALKVAALRFTETARARIEKAGGECLTFDQLALRAPLGQNTVLLRGPKNAREAVKHFGKAPGVPHSHTKPYVRSKGRKFEKARGRRNSRGFRV